The window GGATAAAAGTACATATGTTTTGAATAatgtaacttttaaaaaaaacaacaactcataTTGATGTGATTGTTTGAACATAAACTGAATATGTGGTTCAAGTGGACACTGTTTACATCAATTTAGCAAAAGGTCTGAGGTCAAAGTAGCATAATCGGAATCCTTTAGTTTGTCTTCTCCTGACTGGCAGAAACGACTTATATAAAACACAGTGTGTATTTTCTGTATTAGAGGCTGGGTTGTAATACACGTGGTCTTCTGAAAGGTCCTGCAGAGAGATGAGCCGGGAAGAGTAAATGTGTTTCAAATGTTCTTTAAATAATCTAGTTTTGTGTCTTAAAAAGTTTTTATAACACATCACAGCAATTCATTTTATGTGATATGGGTAGGTCATAACATGCTTAAGATTAAGGGGATgctgggaaagtaacagtactTACAATAACCAGTGTTTTCTATTTATTACTGTCTTAATCCACCctgatttgtttatattttgcttccaaggagccactTAAAGCTCTTGAGGATTTCTCAACGtcttttaaagatttctttggacactggttgctttttcactcattttcaatcCAGGCCTTGTACCcaaccattttcagaggattgTCTTTTTATTGTGAAGCCACTTAACTCTCCAAGCATAACAAACTGCGTAGAAATGTTGCTACGGGAATAGGGACTGTAAATTAAGTAATAAAATGACTCAACCTGACTGACTgcacacaaaacagaaacaaatacaTGTGCTGGAAAAATACACAGTACAACTGCATTaatgagaaaaaatatataaaaccaAATTAATATGAATTTCCATGAGATCAGGTTTTTTGGTGagtgttttaaaatataaaccactttttttttaaaaaagtagaaTAAAAGGGTGAGAAATTTAGAAATTAACTTTTATGTTTGATAAATAATCAAAAAATGAATGCTGTACATTACTGGAGAAACTGggacaggtaaaaaaaataactcatgacctttagtttttttatgttgttaGGTCCAACTAGAGATTATTCTAAAACAAATCCTTACATGATTCTGTTTCAAACATGTAAGAATTTGTCTTTGATGTTTGTGGCATAATTACTAATAACAGAGTAGGTAATATTTATTCATTGTTTACTAACTAATAAtcaaatgcagagaggtgtatgaACACCTAGTGATTGAGAAATGTGAgaaacactcaatgcatcataGGAATCCCCTAGAAGCCAACACCTATGGCAGTGTAATTATGGGGGGATTCAGCGTCACCTCATCCAGCCCTAACCATACACTTTATCACAGTTTAAGTGTAATCTTAACAGCAGAGACGGCGTCTgtgtcctgaatccaaactgagaGCTGGTTctacagaagaggggcctgaaagctgaagaaggctgtgcctcccattctacttttaaatgctCTATGAACCACAAGTAAAGAAGCAGTCTGAGAATGAAGAGCTTGTCTGGGGTGATACAGTACAATAGGGTCATTAAGATGGGGAATGATTATTCaacaccttgtatgtgaggagcaggattttaaatttgattacgGATTAAACAGAGAAAGGAGAAGGCAATatagaaatatgctctcttttctagttcctgtcagtactcttgctgcagcattttggatcaactgaaggcttttcagagagtttagtcatccaggtctttatgtctttaagacattcctgcagtttagcTAGTTGGTGTGCTATCTGGCTTCAttgatatatatgtatgtatatgtcaGTAGAGCTGGGTATCATCTGTATAGCAATGAAAATATATGCTATTAGGCCTCTCTCTTCTCAGTCCCTGCTAGTAAGTAGTGTAGTGATTTATTTTGCCTTACAGAAACTTGGTTACAACAGGGTGACTATGCTTTAATAAATCAAAAACCCCAAATCATACTTACTCTTTATTTCTTAATAAAAAACAAGCTGAGCAGGAGTAGCTTCCACTCCTGTTTATTAATCAACCATAGACACtgagtttcattttttttgaaaGCCTCACTCTTAGACTGGTCCGCCCTAGTTGGAAAACTCAAAAGCAAGTTTTGTTGTTATCATCCACCTGGCCCTTACACCTGGCCCTTCAGGTGAAATAATTATAATTAGCATATAATTACAGCCTCAacaaagcttttctttctgtcttttcttttttttttaatctatgatTACAATCAACTGGCTTTTCTCAAAATGTAAGACAACCCAACCAACACTTTAATCACAGACTGGATGATATGTCATGTAAACTCAACATTTAACATTATTCCCTGAAAACCCTTAACTGGAGCAGGTGGGAGAGTAGACTCTGGGTTGGCAACAGGTGATGCAACACTCTTtggagacacaaacacaaacaacactgaGTCTCCGGGGGTGATGTAACAGTTTTTAAAACGTACAGACTGCGAGAAACAAAGAACTCTTAAATTGTCAAGCTCAGAAGCATGGTACAGAGTTCTTGATTGAACTGTCAGAAATATACAGGCCAAGCCAGGGAATGCCGACTCAGGAACAGAGAAAACAGTTCTTGTCTCAGAAACATAACAAAAAGGATTAGTTTTTAACAACtctaaaacaaaacaggaaatttaATTATCTGCTGAGTCTGGAACACAACAAGAAAGTTTATTGTTGCTTCCTTTGGGAAAAGGGGGACTGGAGTGCTGAAGCAGTGACTCTTTGACAAACACTGGATAGGAACCTTCGATGAGCAGGGGAGCAGATAATCCAACGAGCAGTCTGCCGTGGCTGAGGCAGGAGTGCTGGAAATCATCGAGCCGGCGGGGCTGTCTAGCGCAGACTCTGGAATTCCCAGGACCAAGAGGATAGACTGTACCAGGGTGAAGCTGCAGAACTTAGCCTTACACCCAGTCTTCTCCCGCTGAGAGAACCTTTTGCTTAGAGCAGGATACAGTTGGCAGTAGTAGAGGAGAGCAGACATGATAGGACCGGCAAGTGAGCAGCTGGTGTGAAGAAGAGACTGCCCACTCTCATTACCAGATGATGGGGAAGGGGAACCTACGCTGCTGCAGGCGTTTGGCATCTTCAACGTCCTCAAATACACAAGCAAATCCCATAATATAGGAATTATTTATCTGGGGCGCTTAAAGCCTCCCacctcttgttttcttttagaaaagAACCATTCAAACACTGCTGAGCCCTCACCAAGTCGGCTGGGTCCAGGTTACTGTTTGCAATGTTCTGTCATAATAAACTATGTGTGGCAAGCAGAGTGAGGACCCAAAGTGCAAGACTGAGACAAAGCTGAGTTGTTAATGAAACAACTCAGATGCAATTAAAGTGCagattttcagctttaattcagtggGTTGAATGGAAAATCAGAAAGACTATTTATCCCCAGGGGGCAATTAAgatacaacagagcagcatgacGTTGAAGATAAGGACAGGGCATAAACAGGCAATAAGAGTGacataataaatacacaaaatatatagtatatacacagttttaaaattacacagttttaaaattaaagtgactgaaagATTGCAAAAGattgcataaaaatgtgaggAGCTAAAGCATTTTTAACACAATTCCTTAATTTCAGGGGATTCAAAGTAATTGACAAAAATtaaataactcaaaataaaatgtcaatTTCTAATACTTGATTAAAAAACCCTTTACTTACAATGACAGCCTAGTTCTTGAACTCATGGACATCACCAGATGCTGGGCTTCCTCCTTTTTAATGCCCTGtcaggcctttactgcagcggctttcagttgctgtttgtttgtgggccTTTCTGTTCAAAGTTTGTCTTCAACAAGTGAAATGTATGCTCAACTGGGataagatcaggtgactgacttagGCATTTAAGAATATTCCAATTCTGACAAATTGCAAACTCCCCTAACAGAGGCAAAGTAAAGGAAGGATCTGTGCAATGAAAGCTGGAAAGTCACCAGGAATAGATGGCCTCCCAGCAGAGTTTTATCACAAATTTAGAGATTTGCTACGTCCATTTTTAATTAAGTATTACATGAAGCCTTTGAATATGGACGGCTCCCTGACCGTAATATCAGTAATTCCAAAGGCGACAAAGATTTAACGGATCCAGGCAATTACAGACTGATAAATGTGGATTACAAAATTCTATCCAAAGTATTAACAATGAGGCTGGAGGTTGTACTACCAcaaattagagatggcacgataccacttttttatgtccgataccgatatcataaatttggatatctgccgataccgatatgaatccgatacagtgttttttaatcaacaaaactgttttttaaatatcttgctgcattttgtataagttcatactcaagtttaaaacaacaactacactaaagctattctgttatacctgtatgcaaaaaaaaatatttcatagtacagcaatactgatcaatctaataaacttaaacctacaccatcctccctattctggtattttaaagagtacttagcataaatattaagcaacctaactaatagggttccaactcccagcaacaacaaaaataaataaataaaaaatagggaaccacccctcacgctccacctcatgatgcttaatcgacgtaatcaacctcaatttgatgcagtgtgaaaaaaaatgcaccgaaatcaattatttttcaagaaatattaaatagattcaacatctttcttcaacaaaattgcagactgcacagatggtaccttcccaaaggaaaaagtactatagcttactagggtatatatattagacttaatagtcactatatacagtaattgacttctattcattttacatcaaattaaaactttgggtgtcaaataattatttattaaaagctagacattttaaatgagaataagaaagaaaagtatgtctttgtgcccccttttccctgttaatgccctatcggcccccctggctaaactttgctagatccgcccctgcacagttaccagcgtcagctatgtagaaaaagatcctcaagtagaaagtaataataaatacattctaGCAACAgatgatcaagcttaaacgtgctgctgttgttcagccgctggtttcctctttctggtgcaaagtgggccaaaagcaaacaagagacacggactcgtgacagaaaagccgatcagctgatcattaagcagtttcatgattgaagtagcagcaagaacgcaggaatgctttacaaacattcagagatggacttacacacttgctttacttctctcgggataactttgtcggagatgaaatgccgggttgctagcgaagctccacaggCTATTCAGACtgccgacaggtcccgcatgccacagccgctctatcacatgatgcatactgctccgacgttctgaggcgagttatggcgtgttgcaagttttgtgaggtgctttcgtgatatttaatggatcggattacattttttatttttctccgatatccgatccagtaatttaggtcagtatcggaccgataccgatacgtaatatcggatcggtccatctctaccaCAAATTATTCATAAAGATCAAGTAGGGTTTATCAAGAATAGACACAAATCCTGCACTGGCTCATTTAAATGCACAGAAGGACTTGATACGGTGGAGTGGAGATATCTGTTTAGGACCCTGGAAAAATTTGAATTAGGCGACAACTTTTGCAGATGGATTAGAACCATATATTTGAGGCCAGAAGAAGCTGTATTTACGAATGGGGTACTCTCTCCTTTTTTGAGTATTTCTAGATCAACACGTCAAGGATGTAATTTAGGTCCACTTCTATTTACCATCTTTTCAGAGCCATTAGCTATTCAAATGAGAGAAAATGCAGAGATTAAAGGTGTATTTGGGGAAGGTAGAGAACACAAATTGTTCCTGTACACAGATGATGTTCTGGTATTAAGCCAAGACCCTGCTAATTATATCACAACACTATTAGAGGTGACTGATAATTATTCATTGTTTTTGGAGTACAAAGTTAATTGGCATAAATCAGAGGCGATGCCAGTTTCCCAAACTTGTAGTCATAACCTAATATTGGGCTTTAACTTTAAGTGGGTGGACAAAGGAATGAAGTGTCTTGGAAATGAATTGAACCCAAATATTGAGGATATTATGGCTAACAGTGTGGgaaaattaataaacaaaatcaatACTATATTCAATTGGGataagatcaggtgactgactttgGCATTTAAGAATATTCCACTTCTTTGCTTCAAGAAACTCATGGGTTGGTTTGGATGTATGTTTTGCGTCATTCTCCATCTTTATTATGAAACGTCACCCAATAAATgcatttagctggatttgagcAGACAGCATGTCTGTGAACACCTATGAATTCATTTGGCGGCTTCTGTTCTGTGTAACATCGTCACTgcctttttggttttttttaaaagatccaGTCGTGAAAAAGTTGCGGGTGACAGGTGATGTGaagaaatgacaaattaaagctGACAGTGTTTACACGTGCTTCCATGGCAACTGCGTCAGACAGAATGTTATTggatttgaaaaaaaatgaatttattagtaaacctttgtgtttgcagcattCAGCATACTTTTTTAGATCGCagcgagagaggaaaaaaaacgacTAACATACACTGATCCACTAAAcatcaagagttgggagttcgccttgtaatcggaaggttgccggtttgagccccggcttggacagtctcagttgttgtgtccttgggcaagacacttcacccgttgcctactggtggtggtcagagggcccggtggcgccagtgtccggcagcctcgcctctgtcagtgcgccccagggtggctgtggctacaatgtagcttgccatcaccagtgtgtgaatgtgtgtgtgaatgggtggatgactggatatgtaaagcgctttggggtccttagggactagtaaagcgctatataaatacaggccatttaccatttaaacatCAACCAGAGACAAGTGAACACCTGATCCCTAAAGGTATGAGCTTGGTGCACATTGCTTTAAAGACGCTACATTCTGGATGAACATTCTCAGGTGTGCCGACAATGGAAATCTTCACCTGTAGAATAAGTCTTTAAACTTGTGTGTCATCTTTTAGGGTCTTCCGTCGGAGAAAATACAAGAGACAAGATCCCTTTATGAACCCTCACACACAGCAAAGTAAGGACCACCACTAAATTTTAACATTATttaaaatgagagaagaagattctgttatcaaactgtaaACTCACCTGTGGTTCTCTCTTTGCAGACAAAACAAGACTTTTAAAGACCATCACCGCTTTCTTACTGCTGCCCCTTCTGacttttggtgagtgactcagaACTTTCTGTCAGACAATCCTTCCTAACACACAAGTAAAACCTGGACCATTTGTCCTCACATCCACCCCTAACCTCTCTACTTCGTGTCTCTTAGGAATTGTGAGCTGCACAATTTTCACCAAAAGTAAACAAGAAGTGTCGTCTCTGAGGCAACAGATGACAGAGGTTCATCCTGTGGCAGACACTCTTCCAAATTTCACCTCAGAATCTCAAGGTACGGATCTTCATCTGTATCGACATTATTTATACATGAATGTACACAAAGAACACAAAtaatttgtctgtgatttgtgtGAATTCAGGAGCCATGATCCTAATCGACGTCTCCTCGTGGACATACTTGCCTAGAGAGAACTCTGCAAAGTGGTGGTTGTGCAAATTTATGCAGTGGGTGGACCCCACCAGGGCCAAGAGGAGAGTAATCCAAGTAAGAATGACATAGTTTGCACAGCAAGATTTAAATTGATATAACATGGAgaaaaaatttacatttatgaaCTCTGGGCAGCGTGataattaattttctttccTCAGGAATATTTGCCTATGCCTGCAGGGAACTGCTGGCCCCTGGCAGGTCAGAGTGGGGTTGTAATCATCTCACTGTTCCACCCAGTCTCCATCACTGCTTTGACACTGGGACATCTCCCAAAACACCAGTCGCCTGATGGAACCAACAAAATTAATTGGCATAAATCAGAGGCGATGCCAGTTTCCCCAAGCTTGTAGTCTAACCTAATATTGGGGATATTATGGCTAACAGTATGGGAACATCGTCActgtctttgtctttcttttagATGGAGGAAACAGTTGCGGTTGACACGTAACGTGAAAAAAATGACGAATTAAAGCAACTTTGCTGACAGCTTTTACACATGCTTCTATGGAAACCGCGTCATCCCATGTTATgggatttaaaataaatttaatttcttAGTAAacctttgtgtttgcagcattCAGGCCATACTTACTGTGATTGCAGCTTAAAACACAAGACTAACGTACACTGATCCATGGATATTGAATAAACATCAACCAGAGACAAGTGAACACCTGATACCTAAGGTTATGAGCTTGGCGCACATTGCTTTAAAAACTTATTGCAGCAGCAGAGATTCAAAGATTTGTTTAAATGCTGAATGATTCTAAGTAGAGAAAGTATACAGcttttaataataaattttaaacTTTTCATAGTGATGAATACATTTCCTGTTTAAAGAGTCAATCACTGatcattttctgtctttctgccaTTTTGCAGTGATGGTATTAAGAAGCCTTCACCTGCAGGAGTCAGGCTATTAGGTTGCTGGACTTCCGGGAATGGAGTAACACGTGTCTCTAAAAaatagttgggttttttttttcaaccctACCTACAAAGTCTTTGTGCTACAGCGGAAGTTAGTCTTATACATACTTATACATTGTATTATAACTTTATTTGAGAAGAAATGGCATCCAACCtaagaaaataaaagcacaggAGGAGTGGTGACTAGGCCCGGTGCAATCTCAGGCGAGAGTTCGAGGACTGCCCAAGGGCAGCGTCCAGCTCTACGGACGCTGAGGAACAAATTCAACAGGGCGACACACGCGATGTGGATACTACTGCTCTAAAATTGGAGCTTCTTCAATCCATTAAAGAGGACATTAGTACAgtgttaaaagaagaaaacagaaatgcaTTGAAAGAAGATTTTGACAATATTAGGGCTGATGTGCAAGGAATGAGAAATGAGATCGCTGACAACATGCCGGCGACGCGCGTCGAAACTGATGGAGCAAAGGCCATGGTGAAAGAAGTTGAGGATGGGCTGTCAATGTGGACCGATGAGGTGACCACACTGCAATCTACAGTAGAGAGTATGAAGAAGGAGCTGTCTTACTTGAAAGATAAATGTGTTGACATAGAAGGCAGGATACGAAGAGCAAACATCCGTATCATAGGGATCTCGGAGGTCCCGGTCtcaagctcctccacagccgtATCCGTGCTACTATGTGAAGTGCTGGGTATGGATAAAGAAGTTATTGTCGACCGCTCACACAGGAGCCCTATCCCGAGAAATTCAGGTGGTAACCCGTGCACCGCCATAGCCAAGCTTCACTATTACCAGGATTGTGTGGAAATTCTACGATGTGCCAGGGCCCAAGCTCTGCTTAAGTTTAACAGACAATCTATTGCAATATTCCTGGATTTTACATCCTCAGTAGCCCGGGCTTGGGCTGCATATAAAAGAGGTTCATAAGCTTCTTCATAAACAGGAAGGTGTCCGTTTTGGGATTATGTTCCCGGCGTGACTTCGTATCAAGCACAACGGGGAAGAGAAAGAGTTCCTGGATGCGGCGAAGGCAATGTCAAAGAACATATTATTAGTGCTTGAACAGGCTTCGCCTGGTATCCTACATGGGAGCACGGTTGGTGGTATCAGTCATTGCTGCGTATGCGTGATTCTGTTTATCACAGCGTCCACGTTATGATAAAGAGTTtggagtagggctgggcgatatggcccaaaattcatatctcaatgttctttagctggatggcgatatacgatatatatctcgatatttttttttaaagccatgaagtaagaacaaaaagagagttcttagtcaaagctgtgtcccagatctcACACAAGcccttttattaacatacagcgtagatgtacatgaaaaactTGCTCAGAAAtaaatcagcatttattaaataataatgctccataaataaaataaaacaatgttgtttttgtgcataacaaaaagctcacaattgtgcagtcaaaatgtaaactaaaaagaAGCTGAGCATAatgacaaagacagacagatttcgcaagtgctctgttcccaagttcTACCGCGTGACTGACAGCCCTGAGTTTGAAATCTGCTTCATAACCATGTCTCTTAgcaggtgccatttgtggtccttatacacacacaatacggtaatattacgttgaagcacagtacgtatcactccgcgtgGCTCCTGACTActgcagccgtaatgctccgacaatccatcaagtggcGCGGCATCGTAGCGTAcaaaagtcgtactaaaacattttttgacaggtttctgagcgccgtgtacctcATACATTTGGTCCACGGTCAGTAAGCATGAccagattcatacataaggcgcactgtcgatttttgagaaaatgaaaggattttagtgcGTGCTTATAGTCCGAAAAATATCGTATACAAGTTTTGtaaggtggtttgtttcagggCAGGAGGCTGGGAGACTTCATGCAGTTTCACACACTCTTCATTTTGCACTTTATGGCCCTGTTGTAAATGGTGAAAATACTAGTAGTGCTAGCTATATAGCATgaacgtgttagcgagctaactgCTAGTGCTAACACTAACCGCAATGCTAACCGCTAATGCTAAccgtattttttatttttttgtacattttattttttattatgcaTGTCTTATGCCTGGTGGTGCAGCAGGGATGTCCAAATTCAGGCTGCATCCTCCGAAAACCGGGTAGGCTGGAAGTGAGCgactgtgaaattggacggtctagccttcagaattACGTCACAAGCTCTCttggtggagtgaaactcagcCATCTGCTCCTAGCTATCCAAAATATGACCATATGCTGCCGTAAATTcttgaccatctcacacttctgtttaatcagttttctgtttgatgtttattcaacTGTGTGAAAACCCAGAGTAATCCtcctgagggattaataaagttatatttaatctaatctactAACTtcaatctcagccaaactgatttactcacgaacaaataaaacactgaaaaaagccaaacaataacatttttaagttatcttaagtgacttatatatcatgttaaCCTGAGTAGTTAAAGACCGCGGGGGGTCTGAAAGCGATGTGCTGGGAGTCCGCTGCTCTCtccggctcagatatttgaagtttacacagctacattctcacctgaaaatatgttaaaagtttattttaggacccagaaagagtaatattgaaactaactagctgccgccattgttggaaactggaattggctgggctgcgctatgaaatctgggatatggttttttaattttgttgtcgGGGTGGAAAATCGGGAGGAATTCGGCAGAATGGTGGCTCCAggagattttcgggaggggcactgaaattcgtgattctcccggaaaaagggttggcatgtatgctTAGAACAGATATAACGTTTCTTCAGGAAACGCATTTGCGTACCTCTGATCATTTCCGAATCCAGACTGGATGGGTAGGTCCGATATTTCACTCTGAATTTAACTCTAAAGCTCGGGGGACAGCAATCTTGATCAGTAAAACTCTACCATTTACAGCTACAACTGTAGAACTGTAGTTGTTATAGCTGTAGGGCATCTATATGGTTTTGCTTTGATGTTAGCAAATGTCTACACCGCTAATTGGGAAGATAATAGTTTTTTCACCAATGTCTTTGCATGGCTCCCCAATTTTCTTTTGGATAAAAAAA is drawn from Maylandia zebra isolate NMK-2024a linkage group LG12, Mzebra_GT3a, whole genome shotgun sequence and contains these coding sequences:
- the LOC143421408 gene encoding uncharacterized protein LOC143421408, which encodes MNPHTQQNKTRLLKTITAFLLLPLLTFGIVSCTIFTKSKQEVSSLRQQMTEVHPVADTLPNFTSESQGAMILIDVSSWTYLPRENSAKWWLCKFMQWVDPTRAKRRVIQMEETVAVDT